Within the Rosa rugosa chromosome 2, drRosRugo1.1, whole genome shotgun sequence genome, the region gcaatcatatgaactattgttggtattactagacattcctgtgtgaatgtctgtatatatattattacgtgaaataatatgtattgttggagttgtgttgagtttattgttgagaaacaatatattgtgagaggtattgagtttattgttgagaaacaatatattgtgagaggtgttgagttttattgttgaggaacaataaattgttgtgatctgtggagatcactaggtcacgaggtgaccatggcatctattagtgaatcacgctctcgtaccgggctggtggttattaatagtattaaatcgtaatcacgtctgtggccggacgagtggttacgttcagttagagctctagtctgtctgccaaatgtggagtgaccttatgagtgaatttgagagtaactcataagtgtcaatatatatatggtaaccttatgagggaaattgagagtaactcataagggtctatatatatatatgagtctgtctaccaaatgttgggaaatcttatgagcgaatttgagagtaactcataagtgtctatatatatatatatatgagagtgagtgatcttatgagctaaattgagagtaactcataagtgtctatatatatatatgagagtgagaaagtaacgtgggtttgtggtggtcttgtaatttaataaatcaacagttctttcttgtttactcatactagctgtcaaaagcttaccgggttttgtgttgttgcaactcccggtacactattcaaattgtgtagcgggaaatcctacaggacaggagaaccaggacggtgatcgtgcggttagagcaattgttagagttttacagcaattgtaagttgtgaggtgcgttatgctcatttagagctttacaatattgcttgtgagagtgaattgtaataatgaactcgaggtttcgagatttggagtttgtgtaccgtgtggtgaagttatattgagaaaaaaaaaattcagaatgtttatttgattaaatggtttaattcatgtttcggatttgaatttatcattcaaaattcggggcgtgacacaggTTTCTGGACagcgacctcacctgcaactgcaggttctaggcagcgctgcaaccacgtcgccggcgactccacccgactgcagaccggtccgtccgacccctggcctccgtccTGAGCGCGGCTGCAGCATCAACGTcggcactttagcgaaagtgcggacgtcctctttggaatgGCTccgtatatgtatgtatgtatgtatgtatgtatgtatgtatgtatgtatgtctCTTAGCTTTGATGCATCATCAAGGTGTTCTTACCGTGGAGCTTGACTCCTCCTCTACTTGGCTCTTTCCTTGTTCTTTTGGTACAGTTTGTTACCTGTCTAGAGTTCTCTTTTTTACTTGTGCTCTTTTACGGGGCTTAGGCTTTATGTCCTCCCCTATCTGTACTGTTTCTTTTCCCATTAATAAattcgggcgtggggctgagcctcctagCTAGGCTAGGTTCcaaaccctttaaaaaaaaaatatatatatatatatatatatatatttatatttcattattaatttttgtttcggcTTTGAAACCACGCAATTAAAGTAACTAGAAAGTTCCACAAAGCTTAGAACCCCTCATATATTCTCACGCAACTAGAAAGGTGCCACAAACTCTAACACTACCGGCATCAATTTTTTTCCTAGAAAAAAACTCAAAGTCAAACTATTGATATAGTCCTCAATCGAGACACTATTGATACAGTCATTgtccttgaaaaaaaaaaaaaaaaaaagacaaataaggaaaaACAAGTCTCCTCTTTCTCTCAACAAAAAGTTAGATTGGGCCCTAGCTAggttcaaatttttttattgtagTTGGCTCATTAAAAGGATGAGTAGTGCTACAtatcacaaatttttttttttaccaaatatGAAAACAAAATGATGTGGCATCAGCCACACCAACACTCTTGTTTTCAAATATGCAATTCCCTACAAAGTAGAATTACTCTGCCTAATATGATAATCCACATTGCTAGAAATTTCGTAGTCGTTTACTGATCTGCAAAATAAGAAAATGAGTTTGATTATTGTCTTTTCCATGAAGAATGCTTTTTCTTTGCAGCTAAAGAACGTGCTCAACATACTGATTTTTCAATGATTTCTTTTTGTTACAATTATATATTTTCCCTATAAACAAAAATATTGAAAAGGACATAGCTACGTTAGTGATGCATTAAGATAAGGGAGGGGAGAGCTTTTTCGAGCTGCTGAAGTGTTATTTTGTTATAATTATATGTCATTAAATTACTGAAGGGTGTGAAGTGAAGGACTGAACATACTCTCCAGTAGACAGTTTTTCAATCATGTTGTATTTTGGTTATTGTGAAAGGATGATTATAGAGTTTAGCTACCCTTGCTGTGTTTGGAATTGATTACAGATACTGAGCTATAAGACCAAACTAATTAAGCTATGTATATAAAGCTAGTAAAAGGGCACACGTCTCCTTGACAATTAATGGAGTGATGGACCCTAAAGATTGGAGAAGCTTAATTTCATAAAGAAGCAAAGCAATGGCTATGACATGTGTAAGTGGTATTCCTTTTAGAAAATTCTAGCACATGGACTTGTAATTGTCACCACATTTTAATTTGCAGAGATTCTACTGCCTAATGCTCCTTAACTCATTGCTGATGTTGTTGTGTGGCTATCTACTCATCCTCCTAATTAACCTTCTCTTTTTTTCCAGGGACaaatcattttcttattgaAATTTCAAACCATTTATGGAAATGCTTGCTTGTTCACCTATTTGCTTATATATATTTGGATGTCCCTCTTATATGAAACTAAGAAAACTTAGTAGGCAACACAAAAGATGGAGTTGGACTCCCTCAAAGTAGAGAAGATAGAGAGCCAAATTCAACCACTTGAACCAAACAAAGGCACCACCTTTTTCAGAACCTGTTTCAATGGACTCAACACACTATCAGGTAACTTTTCTCTTCAAAATATGCAGGACAAAACCATTAAGCGAAGATAATGTCTTTAACTCGCTTAATCCATTACCTTGTTAATTTCTCAGGTGTGGGAATACTATCAATTCCATTTGCTCTATCTCAGGGAGGGTGGTTGAGCTTAGTGCTTCTCTTCTCGATAGCAATCCTATGTTGGTATACAGGGCTGCTTCTACAGCGATGTATGGACTCAAATCCGCACATAAAAACTTATCCCGACATTGGTCAAGCTGCTTTTGGACGCAAAGGAAGAGTGGCCATATCCATCTTTATGTATCTTGAGCTGTATTTAGTTGCAGTTGAATTTCTAATACTAGAAGGTGATAACTTAAACCAGTTGTTTCCAAACGTGAGTTTTAACATGGGAGGCCACACAATTGGAGGTAAGCAATGCTTTGTTTTAGCCACTGCCCTTGTAATACTGCCAACTACATGGTTGAAGAGCTTGGGATTGCTGGCATATATTTCAGCTGGAGGGGTTTTGGCTTCGATTATTTTGGTTGCTTGTGTTTTTTGGGTTGGTGCTATTGATAATGTGGGATTTCATGAAAGAGGTGATCTCCTGAATTGGAAAGGATTGCCTACTGCTATTAGCTTGTATATATTCTGTTACTGTGGTCATGCAGTTTTTCCCACATTATGCAATTCCATGAAAGATAGAAGCCAATTCCCCAAGGTTAAAATTCATAATTTATAATGTTGAAATGATCGGTTTTATTCAAAGGAAATGTTATTAACTTTTGGGTTACTTGATGTTGCAGGTATTGCTTGTTTGCTTCATAACAAGCACCATCACCTATGGATCCATGGCCGTTTTGGGTTACTTGATGTTTGGAGAATATTTGAAGTCCCAAGTGACATTAAATCTTCCTGTACAAAAAATTAGTGCAAAAGTAGCAATTTTCATCACAATAGTCAACCCCCTGACTAAGTATGCAATTATAATCACTCCAATTGCTACTGCTATAGAGGACTCACGCCATTTTTGCAACAGTCATGCTATTATCAGCATCATGGTGAGGACGGGGATTGTGATCAGCACCGTATGTGTGGCATTGATGGTTCCATTTTTCGGCTATGTCATGGCATTCGTCGGTGCTTTTCTGAGTGTAACTGTCTCAATATTATTGCCGTGCCTGTTCTACCTGAAGATTAACAATGTTGCTCGTAGGTTTGACTTCGAGTTGATGACAATTGTTGGGATTATGGTGATGGGATCTTTTGTTGGCGTAGTGGGCACTTACACTTCTCTGAAAGAAATTGTAAACCATCTCTAATATCATAGTGGTGCATTTAAGCTTGTTCACGTATAAATAACTCTGATATAACCACGTTGAACTTCAAGGCCTTATGTTGTTTTTTGCTCACcttggattttgttttctttcttcttatcTCATAGGTTGCTTTCTGCTCATCTTGTTTCGGCACTAACAGATTGCTTTATGCAGACATCAAATAACAACTTAGAACAGAAAAAGGTAGCAAAACATCATACTCACATAAGCAAACTCGTATATATCTAGGAAGAGCCCATTAATTAATCTCTCCGAAAACCAAACCCCATCACTACACACCCATCATACAGTTCAACTCAACCGGTCACATTCTGGATTTCTTTGAAATTTAAATTCCCTATCCTGAAAGGTCCAATAAGAGTCGCATACTTACATCTTTGCCTCTAATTGCACATTTCATGATAGGAAATTTAAATATCAAAGAATTTCGGAATGTGATGGTAAGGTGAAATAAAAATAGAGTGAAGAAGTTAGGTGaataaaaaatttcaaccaagcaaagtcctcacctgttgagttttttttttaatatcacaCCTTAGAGCAAATGTACATAGTCAATCGTCAAAACACATATTGTAACGaaaaaatatgagattaaacTTAACCTCATTAAGTCAATGCTCATCGATTTAGAGCTAAACTTTTGTCCTCCCTAAGGACAAGAACAACACTTTGCATGTCACATTCCATCACTAAAGCAAAACAATTCGTCTCAAACCGTACTAAATAGttttaaaaatttatatttatgtttctgttataaatattatatatatgtggctgtccactgtaaatactcattagttatgtccttatgatgtaaacattactcctatataaaagggtctaatgagaatgaaatacacacttctacctcctcctagagaaatctatctctctctaattctctagtttataacacgttatcagcacgaatttgctcttatttttcttcttcttcttctttgaactccatgatgatccgcaagccttatggtgcaacatagttgcttatgaccaaggctaatgatctatgagtttttcttctttctctcctagatgaatatcaattttctttatgcgatcatttacatgtatttgtatgtatcttttatataatataattgttgaaaatttatatttcatatacGACAATGAGAACTACAAGTTCCATTGCTCAAGACTCGAGTCCTCTGACCGAGTAGTCTTAGAACCTATGGTTCTATAGACATCACACGAATGTTTTTCTCGTGTGTTCCCTCTGGGAtccattgttcatatttatgaacTCTTCGAAGCCTTTGTTTCGTAAATGAATTTTTCATAGAACATATTGTTCTAATAATTATGGATCTTAATATATctcatcttttctctttgtagaaagATGACGCATATAACAAAATTGGACTATGATCCTCTTAAAATTTCTGGCAAGAACTATTTGATGCTGAAATtcaccttatggctaaaaactTTGGAAATGCCATCAAAGTTGACAATAAGTCATCTGTGCAAGATCCCGCCAAGCCTATGATTTTCTTGCGTTATCATCTTGATAAGATCCTAAAAGATGATTACCTTACGGTGAAAGATCCACTTGAGATTTGGCAAACATTGGCTGATCGATTTGCTCACCAGAAACCATTGTTCTATCTAGAGCACGATATGAATGGACGCATTTTGCGCCTTCAGAACTTTAAATCTGTCACTGATTTTCAATTCCGCTATACATATGATTACCTCCCAACTAAAATTATGTGGAGAATCTGTCAGTGAAGATAACAAGCTCAAAGTCCTGATTTTTTGTGGACAATGGAAAACATATTGATTACATGATCTTCTTGATACCGATAaattttaagcctatgtttaggcgttttttttgtctctatttattttgtttagtcattttaagcctatgtttTGGCACTGATTAAACGTAATTATGTTTCATTATCATTATCTGTTTAatcatatttattatgtttaaaTTACCTTTATTACAATTCTTTCATAACTGAATTTGTCATGAGAATTTGTTGCAAGAgttacaattatcatgataataTTTTTAATTGCCATTATCTTGTAATTATTGTTATAAGTAACTCATTCTATTACCATTATTTATCATAATGAACATTTGTTACTTATGATTATTTTTGTCACATGTACCTCATATGATTATGTtcttttgtgaaaaaaaaaacaaaatacattCCATTGCCAGGACTTGAACCCCTATCCTTTGGGTGCGAACCAAATATTTTAACCAACTAGACTACAACAGTTTTATtgattattttttataatgttatattaatgcatATTTCAATTACTGACTCTAAATGAATCTGCCTCTATTTTGACATATGGTACTCACATATTGgtatcaaaaatattaattatatttccTACAGAATCGAGGTAtgtatttttcatgagtttgacGACTTCAATTTGATCATCTTATCtgataatttgatataaaattGTCACTCATGTTTCTTGTTTCAATTACAAGATGACTTAAAATTCCTCCACTGattgttatacaatcaaatagatcgaaacatcttgtttcttgatctccaaTTATGTCAGGACCTTTGTCCCTTCTCTTTATGAGTACATGTGAACCTCTGTTCACTCCACTCTTAGAACATGCTTctaattgtgaagactcaaaCCAAATGTTTTGAGTATGAGGGCTATGATCCCTAAATCTATTATTTATTGGAGGACATGCTTATACTCATATGGACTACTGTCCCAGACTCAAATTTGAGTATATAATTTTGACATTTGTTTTCAGtgtcaaacaataatatgaaccacgtgttcattaataaattcattttgaaccatgAATGTTCATGATAAATATAATGACAAACATAGTTCTCTTGCACGCATATAATGCAACTATGGACAtgatccattgcaattgttgataatttttcacaattgatgcttcAAAAAGCTAAGGTAATAATCATCTCAAGAGCTGCAGATCTTGATTGATGGCCGACTCCAACTGAGCTCATATTATGTTACATATATGGAATACCACTGCATATATCGGTGATGAAATTTCCACCGACTTTATGTTGTATTAATCAACTATAAGTATACTACTGTATACTATATCatgaattaaaaatttcattgagccaaataaaattattttggcgTGACCAATGTGTCATTATTTTATCTACTATGTCATGTAGACTTA harbors:
- the LOC133732522 gene encoding amino acid transporter AVT1I-like isoform X2, with amino-acid sequence MELDSLKVEKIESQIQPLEPNKGTTFFRTCFNGLNTLSGVGILSIPFALSQGGWLSLVLLFSIAILCWYTGLLLQRCMDSNPHIKTYPDIGQAAFGRKGRVAISIFMYLELYLVAVEFLILEGDNLNQLFPNVSFNMGGHTIGGKQCFVLATALVILPTTWLKSLGLLAYISAGGVLASIILVACVFWVGAIDNVGFHERVFPTLCNSMKDRSQFPKVLLVCFITSTITYGSMAVLGYLMFGEYLKSQVTLNLPVQKISAKVAIFITIVNPLTKYAIIITPIATAIEDSRHFCNSHAIISIMVRTGIVISTVCVALMVPFFGYVMAFVGAFLSVTVSILLPCLFYLKINNVARRFDFELMTIVGIMVMGSFVGVVGTYTSLKEIVNHL
- the LOC133732522 gene encoding amino acid transporter AVT1I-like isoform X5, whose product is MELDSLKVEKIESQIQPLEPNKGTTFFRTCFNGLNTLSGVGILSIPFALSQGGWLSLVLLFSIAILCWYTGLLLQRCMDSNPHIKTYPDIGQAAFGRKGRVAISIFMYLELYLVAVEFLILEGDNLNQLFPNVSFNMGGHTIGVFPTLCNSMKDRSQFPKVLLVCFITSTITYGSMAVLGYLMFGEYLKSQVTLNLPVQKISAKVAIFITIVNPLTKYAIIITPIATAIEDSRHFCNSHAIISIMVRTGIVISTVCVALMVPFFGYVMAFVGAFLSVTVSILLPCLFYLKINNVARRFDFELMTIVGIMVMGSFVGVVGTYTSLKEIVNHL
- the LOC133732522 gene encoding amino acid transporter AVT1I-like isoform X4, encoding MELDSLKVEKIESQIQPLEPNKGTTFFRTCFNGLNTLSGVGILSIPFALSQGGWLSLVLLFSIAILCWYTGLLLQRCMDSNPHIKTYPDIGQAAFGRKGRVAISIFMYLELYLVAVEFLILEGDNLNQLFPNVSFNMGGHTIGAGGVLASIILVACVFWVGAIDNVGFHERVFPTLCNSMKDRSQFPKVLLVCFITSTITYGSMAVLGYLMFGEYLKSQVTLNLPVQKISAKVAIFITIVNPLTKYAIIITPIATAIEDSRHFCNSHAIISIMVRTGIVISTVCVALMVPFFGYVMAFVGAFLSVTVSILLPCLFYLKINNVARRFDFELMTIVGIMVMGSFVGVVGTYTSLKEIVNHL
- the LOC133732522 gene encoding amino acid transporter AVT1I-like isoform X3, which encodes MELDSLKVEKIESQIQPLEPNKGTTFFRTCFNGLNTLSGVGILSIPFALSQGGWLSLVLLFSIAILCWYTGLLLQRCMDSNPHIKTYPDIGQAAFGRKGRVAISIFMYLELYLVAVEFLILEGDNLNQLFPNVSFNMGGHTIGAGGVLASIILVACVFWVGAIDNVGFHERGDLLNWKGLPTAISLYIFCYCGHAVFPTLCNSMKDRSQFPKVLLVCFITSTITYGSMAVLGYLMFGEYLKSQVTLNLPVQKISAKVAIFITIVNPLTKYAIIITPIATAIEDSRHFCNSHAIISIMVRTGIVISTVCVALMVPFFGYVMAFVGAFLSVTVSILLPCLFYLKINNVARRFDFELMTIVGIMVMGSFVGVVGTYTSLKEIVNHL
- the LOC133732522 gene encoding amino acid transporter AVT1I-like isoform X1 → MELDSLKVEKIESQIQPLEPNKGTTFFRTCFNGLNTLSGVGILSIPFALSQGGWLSLVLLFSIAILCWYTGLLLQRCMDSNPHIKTYPDIGQAAFGRKGRVAISIFMYLELYLVAVEFLILEGDNLNQLFPNVSFNMGGHTIGGKQCFVLATALVILPTTWLKSLGLLAYISAGGVLASIILVACVFWVGAIDNVGFHERGDLLNWKGLPTAISLYIFCYCGHAVFPTLCNSMKDRSQFPKVLLVCFITSTITYGSMAVLGYLMFGEYLKSQVTLNLPVQKISAKVAIFITIVNPLTKYAIIITPIATAIEDSRHFCNSHAIISIMVRTGIVISTVCVALMVPFFGYVMAFVGAFLSVTVSILLPCLFYLKINNVARRFDFELMTIVGIMVMGSFVGVVGTYTSLKEIVNHL